The segment GTGAGTTCTTACACCAGCTGCTTATTGGACCATGTGTCGGTAGGAAGCCAGAGCTGGATCGCGGCCTACTCATACGTCAACTCGAATGGAAACCCAGGCTACGCCCACGAAATCGGAACCATGGTCTACGGATGCTCCGTACCAGGAACGTTGTTCGTTACCAGCGGCTCGACCGTCTGGGGCCCCTACGACAATCACTACCTGGGTGTTCCGACGTGGGGCACGGCCGTGTGTCGCGGCGTTGATAAGGATCCCGAATCGCGGACCGAACGGCAAACAGAACTTGGCAACGGTGAATGCGGGACACGACCTACCGTAGGAAATCCTATCAACGTCGGCGTCGGAAACAAGTTCCAAGAAATCGCGGACGTGCCGCGTACCGCGCACTCCGCGCTCAACTGGTCCCGCTTTTACAATAGCGGTATCGCGCTCGACACGTCGGACAACGAAGCTGAGTCCGCCTACACCGTGCCCGCCACAGCACGCCTCGGTAGCCGGTGGAGGGGGACATACGATCGCTCTCTGGTTGACCTCGCAGACAAGATGACTGTGCGCCTTCTTCGACATACAGGCGAACGTATCGATTTCGTCGAAGAACGTGGAAAGTACAAAAGCGTAGCCGATCCACGAGGCTTGCTGACGCGTGCATCGTCTGGATGGGTCTACCGTGCAATCGACGGCGGAGTGGAGCGATATGACGCACAAGGCCGACTTATCGACATTGATCCCGGCACCAGCTCGCACATTCACCTGCAGTATGACGGCGCGCTCGTCGCAGCGACCGATACACAGGGTCGCTCCTTGCAATTTGAATACGATGAAGCCGGTCGATTGGAAAATGTACGCGACGGGACCGGTGTTGTAGTGAGCTATGCCTATTCCGATCGAATCGATCGAAAGGCCGACTTGGTGGAAGCGACCTACGCTGATGGTCGGTCGCACCGCTATACCTACAATGAACCATCTTATGTCGATGCACCCCTACCCCATGCTCTCACCGGCATCTTCGACGAAACGGCTAAGCGCTTTGCCAGCTTCCGCTACGACGCCTCGGGTCGTGCGGTAAGCAGCGAGCACAACAACGGCACCGATCGGGTCACCCTGGCCCGTGCCGCCGACGGCTCGGTCAGCGTAGCTGGCCCCACCAACGCCGTTCACGGCTACCGCTACGCAGAAGTGCGAGGCGTGCGCCGCCTCGTGGGCGTCGACCAGCCCGGGGGTGCGGGCTGCGGTGCCGCGTTCTCGAAGCTGGAGTACGACGACGGCGGCAATCTCGCGCGTAGCACCGACTTCGACGGCCGTGTCACGGAGTACACCTATGACGCGGATGGCCGTGAAACGAGCCAGACCGAAGCCGTCGGTACACCCCTGGCGCGGACCACCAGGACGGACTGGCATGCGTCGTTGATGCGCCCAACGCGGATCAGCTTGCCAGGGCAGGAGGAGCGCCTGACGTACGACGACGCCGGCAACCTGACCCGTCGCGAGCTCTGGGCAGCCATCGACCCCAGCCAGAATGACGCACCCCTCACACTGTCCCGGACCTGGAAGTTCACCTACGACGCTGATGGTCGCCTCATTCAGGAGGAGGGTCCGCGCAGCGACGTTTCGGGTATGGCAGTGCTCAACCGATACACCTACCGGACGGCGTCGGCAGCCAACTGCGTCCCCAACGGTGCCTGCGATTACCGCAAGGGCGACCTCGCTACGGTCGAGAACGCGCTTGGCCAGCGGACTGACGTTCTTCGCCTGGATGCCGCCGGTCGCATCTTTTCACACCGAGAGCCCAACGGAACGGTGGTCGACAATACCTATAACGCCAGGGGCTGGCAGCTCTCGGCCCGTGAAACGCGCACTGACGGCGTCGTCGCCACCACGTCCTTTACCTATGACGAGCGCGGCGACGTCGCCTCGATCACCGACGCTGACGGCGTGACAGTCCAGTTCGAGTACGACGCCGCCGGTCGCATGGTCAGGATGTCAAACCCTTCCAATCATCGTCTGGTGCTCGATCTTGACAAGTCCGGGCGGCCCGTCACGGAGACGACATACGACCAGTTCTTCCAGAAGACCCAGGTCAAGCGGACCTTCGATGCCCTTGGCCGTCTGGCCACCGAGCAGGGCGACGGCGCGGGGCTCGTCAGCTTCACCTACGATGAGGTTGGCCGTCCCACAGGGACGACGGATGGGGACAGCCGCCGCGACGCGTCGACGTATGACGCCCTTGGCCGACTCCGGGAATCGATCGACGACCTTGATGGCCGCAAAGCCGCCGTCACGGTGACCCACGACCCGCTCGATCAGGTCAAGTCCATCACGGACCCCGACGGCGTGACGACTCGATATCTCGCCACCGGCATGGGCGATCTCTCGCACGTGGATAGTCCCGACGGGGGCGAGGCGTATGACGAGTACGACGCTACGGGACTCGTCGTCCGCCATGAAGGCGCCGGCGGCGTAGGGTCGTTCAACGTCACCCGCGACGCCCTCAGCCGCCCGCTCAAGATCACGTATGCCGATCCGGCACTCAACGCCACGTTTACGTATGACGTGCCCGGGGCCACCTGTTCCGGTGACCATCGGAACGGTATCGGCCGCCTCTCGACGATGTCCACGGCTCGCAGTGAGACGGCTTACTGCTATGACGCCGAAGGGAACGTCTCCCGGAAGACCCAGCGTTGGGATACGACGCAAACGTCAGTGACCTATGCCTATACGAAGGCGGGACGCCTGGCCTCGACAGGCTTGGACGGCACTGCGAACACCACCTACCGATACGACGTCGACGGAAAGATCAACGGTGTCACTGTCGACGTCGGTGGTTCCCGGAAAGAACTGATCACCAAGGTCGCCTACCGTCCGTTCGATAGCATAGAGAACTGGACGTACGGCAACGACCGGACGCTTTCCATCACCCGCGACAAGGCAGGCCGCGTCACCGGGTGGGGTGGCATTGACCCAGAGGGTTCGAATTACTGGCTGGATACATCCCCGGGCGGCCGGTTTCGTGCCGACGTCGCCCGTGGCTACGCTTACGCGTTCGGCCAGGACGGGCTCGACTACCTCAATGAAGTACGCGACTACAACACGGGCAAGAGTCTGCTTGCCTTCGATTACAACGCCAGCGGCGACCGTCTCGCCGTGCGTGGCGGCGGCGCATCGAATGGTTACGGCTACCAGGCCGGGACGCACCGACTGACACAAGCCGACGGCAAGGCGCGTCGCTATGACGACGCTGGCAACCTCATTGTCCTCGGCGACGCGACCCTGTCGTATGACGCCACCGGCCGCCTGGCCTCTGCCAGCGAAGGTGGGAAGCTCCTCGTGTCCTACGGTTACGACGCCGAGGGCAACCGGATCGCACGCACCGTCACCTCGTCGGGAAAGACGACGATGACTGTCCAGGACGAGGCGGGCCGGTGGCTCGCCGACGTCGATGCGTCGGGCCGGGTACTTCAACAGGGCGTATGGATGGATGACCTCCTTGTCGGCGTCGTGGCCGACGGGAAGCTGTACTACGTTGCCCCCGACCACCTCGGGTCGCCGCGCGAGATCCTCGACCCGGAACGTAATGCCATTGTGTGGCGGGGGTTGCACAACGCCGACCCCTTCGGCTCGACTCTGCCGGACGAAGATCCGGACGGCGATGGCATGGCCTTCGTGTTCGACCTTCGCTTCCCAGGCCAGCGCTACGACAACCTCACTGGCCTTCATGCCAATGGGGCGCGCGATTACGACCCGACGACAGGTCGATATATTCAGGTAGATCCTATTGGCCTGGGTGGTGGCGTGAATCCCTACCTGTACGCCAACGGCTCGCCCCTCACCTACAGCGACCCGGATGGTGAGATCGGTATCGTAGGCGCGATCCTCGGAGCCGCCTTCGAGATCGGAATGCAGGCTTACGGCAACTACCGACAGGGATGCGGTGTGCTCAATCTCCGAAACTACAATCTCAAGCACGTAGCCATTTCCGCCGCCGCCGGTGCGGTTTCGCCAGGCCTCCTCGCTGTCGGAAGGCGCGTCGTCACGTCGGGACGGGCACTTCGCACGCTGAATGCGCAACTTGCTACAGCACGAACACCCAATCGCATTACAAAGCTGCAAGTGAGGATCACTGATCACCACACCAAGATCCGGGAAGTCGCCGTGCCGCAGGCCAGCTTCACGGGAATCAAAACGGCCGGGAAGAAGTTGACCGAGACTAGCGGCTCGTGCGAGTGCAGCCAATGAGCCGCACCTGGATCTATACGCTAATGGTCAGTGTCATTGCGTTCTTCACGGACTGGATTGATTACAACCTTGGCGGCATTGCGCTCTTCGCGATTGGCATCCCCTACATCCTTCTTTCCCGCTACGTGGCCGACCGCTTTGGTGACGATGGAAGAGCAGACGCGTGGCGGCTTCGTAGCCGGATGCACGTGATGCGGGACCTGGTGCGGAAGACGTTTGGCTTGCCGCCGATCAGGCGCAGCTGGCCCATGACAAAAGCTGGCGAACGTAAACGTTCGAAATCAATGGGAAGCGCCTTCAGATCGGAGATGCAGCGTGCAGTCATATCCGATCTCCGTTGCCGAGGATTCGAATGTTCTCCGGCGGATCGTGGTGCTTACGATCCGCGCTTTCAGCAGCGAACGTATCCATTTGGATTGATGCGTCGTAGGCGCGACTCGGGCATTGATGTCGTCGAAATCATGATGCACGGGTTCGCCCCATTCAGCTTCTACATACAGTTCTTCCGTACACCGGACGACTCGCCTGATTCGCCTCTGACGGACCCTGTGGATGTTTTCGAATCGCCTAATCCGGACTCGAAGTACCTACTCTGCGCGTCAACGCTGGGTCGACAGCTTCACCGACTTGCACCGCCCGGTGGCGCGGCGGATGCGGAGTATCTGGCCAGCGCGGTGAACCGCGTTGCCAGCCTTTTGCCGCAGATCGACGACATGCTGATATGGGGCCGCTTTGGCTCCCACGTGACGGCCACGGGGCACGGTCCACTGCGGCGGAGCACCCGACTCGCCACGTGCCTTTATGTCGTTGGCATGGTCGCCATCGTTGTCATTTACGTAGCACTCGGGTGATCAAAGAACATGTGCATACCTAAGATCGACTACCGCCGCACGGCCAGGACGGCGTTCTACGCCGTGGTCACTGCCGGCCTGACGACACTCACCGCGTGGCTAACGACCACCACCCTGGTCAAGTACGACCTTGAGCAGTGGGTGCGTTACGACTTCAACCTTGTGTGCGTTCTGTTCGTACTTTTGGTGCCGATGTTCTGGAGGCTCACCAGGTAGGGTCGCGCACAGGGTGCGCTCCTACAACGGCGTATCGGGGCCTAGCCGTCTTTGCCGAGGCCCGTCTGCTGGAGCAGGATCAGCAACGCGCTGTCGATCCAGCGGCGGCCGAGGCTTTCGCGGGTGCCGGTGATGTGGACGCTGACGAGTTGTTCGGCGGGGAGCGTGGCGGTGCCTTCGCCTTCCACGCGCACGCGGTAAAGCACGTTCGCGGGGCGGAGTTCCTTTGCAGGGGCCGTGGGATTGAGGTTGATCGGGCCGCCGTGGGTTTTGGCGAGGGCGAGGCTGGGCAGGTGTTCGAGGGCGCCGTTGTCGACGGAGACGACCTTGCCGTGCAGCGGCGTGGATGAGCCCTGCGGGTACACCGTGGCGTCGTTGCCGAGGGCGAGGCGGGCGCGATCGGCTTCGGAGACGAGGGCTTCGACGCGCCAGCGCGTGCCGCCGACCACCGTCGCCATGCGTGCGCCGGGGGAGATCCAGCTGCCGTTGAGCAGGGTTTCGTCGAGGTCGCGGACGACGCCATCGCTGGACGCGACCAGGCGCAGGCGGTGCAGTTCGGCGGCGCTGGCAAGACGCTGCGCGCTGTACTGATCGGCCATGCGGTCAGCAACCACCTGCTTGGCGACGCCATCGCGATCCAGCGAAGACGCACCGCGCGCGGCGGATTCATACGCGGAGCGCAGCGCGGCCGCCTTGGCGTCGTCGTCCTGCGGGGCGGGCGCGGAGAGTTCGAACAACGCCTGGCCGGCTTTCACCGTTTCGCCGTTGTGCACAAGCACCTTTTCCATCAACGCCGGGTACGGCGTGAACACCGGCTGCTCGAAGCCGGCTTCAACGACGCCTTCGCCGTGCACGGTGGCCGACCACGGCACGAGCAGCACCAGGGCGGCGACGCCCAGCACGGCCAGCCAGCGGCGCAGCACGGGCCAGCGGATCTCGGCGCGGCGATGCCACCACACCCGGACTTCTTGTTGCATGGGTTTCACCACGAACGTCATGATTTCGACGAGGAACAGAATCAGGCCCATCGCCTTGAAGAAGGCGTGGTACACCACCACCGCGATGCCGACGAACAGCGTGAGTCGGTAAAGCCACGTGGTGAAGGCGAAGCCGGTAAGGAAGGCGGCGAACGGACGCGACACCGCATCGGGACGCGGGTCGTCCATGCCCAGGAAGGTTCCGCGCACCCAGCGCTTCGCCCAGCGTCCCGCACGCTCGTGCAGGCCGGGGTAGTCCAGCGCGTCGGCAAGGATGAAGTAACCATCGAAGCGCATGAACGGACTGGCGTTCACCGCCAGGGTCAGCACCCATGCCGTCGTGCCGAGGAAGAACAGCGCATTGCGGAAGTTGCCGTCCGGCGCGAAGGACCAAAGCAGCGTGCACCACGCCGCCAGCACCAGCTCCGCGCCAACACCGGCGGAGGCGATGGCGAGGCGGCGCTCGGATCGCTCCAGCTTCCAGCTCTCGCCCGTGTCGGTATACGCCATGGGCCACATCACCAGCAGCGCCACGCCCATGTGGCCCACGCGCACGCCGTGCTTGGTCGCGACAAACGCGTGGCCGAATTCATGCCAGCACTTGGAAAACACCAGCGCGCCGGCGAAGGCGAACACACCCTCCCAGCTCAGCGCGCCGCGCAGGTTGGCCTGCACCACGTCCCACTGGCGCCCGGCGAAGATGAGCCCGAGGACGGCGGCGATCAGCGTGGCGATGAGGAAGCGCGTGGTGAACATCCACTGCACATACGGCAGCGCCTTGCGCAGGAAGCGCTCGGGGCGCACCAGCGGGATGCGGATGAACAGGTAGTTCTGCAGCAGCCAGTGCCCGGTCGACGTCGCCCGCTTCGGCTGTGCGCTGCGCAGCAGCTGTTGCTGCTTCAGGAACATCGCGAACTCGACGACGTCCTCCGGCTCCGGCTGCAGCGTGGTCGTTTCGGCCACGGCCTCGGCGATGCGCGCCGGGTCCGCCAGGCCCCAGTGCTGCAGCATTTCAAACTCGAGCCAGCCCACGCGGAAGAACTGGTTACGTACCGGGTCCGACAGATGCCACGCCGGCGAGCCGTCGCGATTGCGCCCGGCGGCGTGGATCTTCAGCTCGTCGCGCAACGCCGGCCACGGCGGCGCCGCGCCCACACCCGCCGCCGCGAGTGCCGCGTCGCTCATACCCCGGCCCATGCGCGCACGGTGGCGAGCGGGCGACGCAGCAAGAGATAACCGAGCACGCTCCAGTGGCCGGAGACGCGCGCCGTGCCCTGTAGGCCGATGCGTGCCGCCTCATGCGAGCCGTCCACCGTGCCACGCAGCACGTAGCTAGCCACGCCGTTCGGCGCTTCCACCGGCGCGTAGCCGGCGTATTCCAGCCGTGCGTCGACCGGGCTGAGCGGTGCGGTCTTCAGGAACACCGTCATCGGTGCGCCGCCTTCCAGGTTGGTCGGCTCGCCCACCGGTGCCCAGGCGCGCACGCCCAGGGTGTGCGGATCCGCGAGCAGGCCGATGCGCTCGCCCGTCTGCACCGGGCGGCCGGCCCAGTCGTCCGGGTCCGAGTACACGAACACGCCATCGGCGGGCGCGCGCACTTCAAGCTTGGCCACTTCGCGCGTGAGCGAAGCGACGTCCACCTCGCGCTCGTGCAGCTTGCCCTCGGCCATGCCCAGGTCCGCCTTCGCGTTCTGGCTTTCGATCGCCTGCTGCGCGGCCTGGTGCATTTCCACGCTGGCCGTGGCCAGTTCGGCCTGGGCCACCGCGAGCTTGTTGCGCAGCGTGGTGTCATCCATCTCGGCCAGCACCTGCCCTGCCTTCACCGGCGCATTGGGCAGCACCACCATGCGGCGGATGACGCCCTCGCGCGGCGAGGCGATCACCTGGCTATGCAGGGAGATGATCTCCGCCGGCACCAGCGTGTATTCGCGCACGGGCAGCAACAACACCACCAGCACGCCGGCGAGGATGTAACGCAGGCGGCGCCCGCTCGTTGCCGCGCGCCACCAGCGCTGCACGCGCGTCGGACGAGCCACCAGCGACCACCAGGCGTAGCCGTACAGGCCAGCCATTTGCAGCAGCGCGAACTCTTCGCCGTCCGAGGTCAGCTGGTTCGGCCAGGGCTCGTCGCGGCCAAGAAAGAGCAACGCGCCGATGGACTGGCCCGGGCCGGAAAGCGGCAGCACCCACACGTGCGCCGGGAACCATTCGCTCCAGCCCGCGGCGAGATCGGCATCGAGCATCTCCGGCGACAGCGGCAGCACGCGGGCACCCGCCGGCAGTTCCGCGCAGCGCGCGAGGATGGCCTTGGTCACGCCCGACAGCCACAACGCATACGGCGTATTCGGATCCACATCCGCCAGGCCCGAGTGCGCGACCAGGCGCGGCGGCCGGGCGGCCGGCAACGCCACCAGCGCGGCCTGGCGGTAGTCCACCAGCAGGCGGGTGTCGTTGCACGCGGTGAAGCCGAGCTCCGCCGCCGTGGTGGCAGCTTCCACCCGCGACGCCAAAGCGTAGAAACGCGACGACGCAGGCGTGTTGCCCGCAGGCTTGGCGGTCATCGTCTTAGCCCTTGCCCGGCGTCGCGCGGCCGCTCATGCCCGGCAGCACGCGGCTGGTATCGCCGGTGAAGTCCGCTTCAATCTCGATGGTCTGGCTCACCGCATCCACGCGGCCGCTCAGCCGGGTGACGGTGAGCTGGTAGCGCTGGCCGGTCTCGTCCACCGTGGCGTCCAGGTGCGCGCCCGGCTTCAGCCAGACGATCCAGTTGGACGGCACGTTGAGGCGCGCCTTCGGCGTGCCGGTACCGACGAAGTCGATCACCGGTGCACCGGCGGCGACGCCCTGCCCTTCCTTCACGTGCACGCGCGCCACGCGGCCGTCGAACGGCGCGACGAAGCGGCACTGCGCCAGCTGCGCGTCGATGATGCGCAGCTGGCCCTTGGTGCGGTTGACGTCGGCGGCGGTGAGTTCCACTTCCAGCGCGGCGGCGGACTGCAGGCCCTGCAACTTGGCCTTCGCCTCGTAACGCAGCTGGGCGGCCTTGTACTCGGCATCCGCGGCGTCGTGCTTGGCATCGAGGTCGCTGCAGTCAAAGGCGACCATCGTCTTGCCCTTCGCCACGCTGTCGCCGAGCTGCACGTACACCTTCGACACCCGGCCCGGCGAGGCCGCCGACATCGGGCTCTCGCGGTCCGCGACCACCAGGAAACGCACCGGCGCCTGCGACCCCGTGGCCGCCGGCGCGTTCTGCGCCAGCACGCCTGCCGAACACCCGAGGCCCAGGACCAGCACCGCGGACAACCCCATCAACGTCTTCATGTTTTTCTACTGCTGCTGCGTGAATTAAGGAGTGGTGGCCGATGCCGTTTCCGGGGCGGCGGACAACTGGCGGAGCTGGTCCAGCACGGAAAGCACGGCGGCCTCGGCCAGCGCGCTCACCGAACGGGTGGTCACGTCATCCGGCAGGTAGCTCAGGTACGACTGCTTCAGCACCTGCTTGCCGGCCTTGTCCTGCACGGTCACGTCCCACTGTGCGCGGGTGGTGGCCTTGCCGCGCGAGGCGGTGTAGTGCAGGTCCACGGCGAGGCTGTCGTTGCCATCGCCGAGGGTGAAGCGGTTGCCGGTGAGCACGTTGCCCACGGCGCTGCGGACGGCCGTGCTGTCGACCTTGGCCGGCAGGCCGGAGACGCTCAGCTGGAACGGACGATCGACGTGGGTCACGTCGGCCACCTGGGTGAACACGTGCTTCTCGCCGTCGATCAGGCTGGCCTGGATCGCACGCGACAGCGTCGGCAGGTCGCTGCCCGCCACTTCCGCCGGCATCAGGTCGATACCCACCGAGTTCAGCACGCGGCCGTAGGCCGACTGCGCCGAGGCGTACGAGGAGGCTTCCTGGAAGCGCGAGACGAGCGAGCGGGCCTGCGTGCGCAGGGTTTCCAGGTCGCTGGTCAGCTGGTTGCTCGAGCCCGCGCGGGCCACGCTGGCCAGGCGCTGGTCGACGCTGGCCGATTCCTGCGCGAGGTTGTGGTCGTACACGGCCAGCTTGTAACGCTCGGCCGAGACCCGCACCTGGGTGACCACGGCCATGCTCAGGGCCATGCGGCGTGCATCGTCCACCGCCAGGCGTGCCTTGTTGGTGCGCTTGATCGCCGGGATGCTGGCCAGGCGCACCAGGTTCATGGACATGCTCAGGCCGCCCTGGGTCCAGTTCTCGTTGTACAGGTACTTGTTCGAGTCGTAGCCGATGCCGCCGAACAGGTTGAGGTTCGGGAACAGCGCGGTGATCTGCTTCTTCGCCTCAAGCACGTCCACGCGGGCCTTGTAGTCTTCCTCGCGCAGTTCCGGACGCTGTTCCAGCGCCATCGTCTCCAGCGAATCCAGGCTGGACGGCAGCGGGGCCAGCTCGCCTTCGCGCGCGTCGGCCAGGGTGAACTCGGTGCCCGGGGCGAGGTTCATCAGCGCGGCGAGCTCGCGGCGGGCGAACTCCATCTCCTGGCGCTTCTCGGTGACCAGGGTCATCGCATCGAGCAGCGCGCGCTGGTATTCCAGGCCTTCCACCGGCGGCAGGATGCCGGCGCGTTCGGCCTGGCGGGTCTTGTCGAGGGCGGCCTGGATGTTGTCAGCCACGGTCTGCGATTCACCCAGCAGGCGCTGCGCGCCCAGCGCACGCCAGTAGGCGTCGCGCACGTCCTGCACGATGTTCTGCAGCACCTTGCGGCGGCGCTCTTCGGTGACGTTGACGTCTTCCGCCTGCTGCTTCGCGCGGTAATAGCTCAGGCCGAAGTCGAGCACGTCCCACGAGAGCGTGGCATCGGCGAGGAAGTGCGCGCGCTCTTCCGAGGTGGACGGGCGCAGCGAGACCACGCGGTCCTGGATGCCGATGCTGGTGCCGCCGGAATCATTGCTGCGCCAGCGGTAGCCGGCGTCCGTGGTGAGCTTGGGCAGCATGTCCATCTTGGACACGTCGAGCAGGCCCTGCGACAGCGCCGTCTCCATCAGCTTCAGGCGGTAATCCAGGTTGTACTTCAGCGAGCGCGCCATGACGTCCGAGAGCGTCAGCGGACCGGTGATCGCGTCCTGGCCCTTGTACATCACCTGCTTGTCGTTGTTGACGCGGGTGACGACTTCGTCGTGGGTGAGCGGCTTGGGCGTGGCGATGCCGCAACCGGTGAGGAAGACAGCCAGCGCGACGGCGGCGGCAAGCGGGGCGAAACGCAGCGAGATACGGGACATCGGTCGGTCAATCCTTAAGATGCGCAAGAGTGGTGGGGCTGTTCGCTTTCGCCATGGCCGCGATCTGGGCCGTCAGCGAGGGCGCACCGCCCGGGGTGCTTGCCGGCGCCGGCACGTGGATGGCCACGGGCACGGTCGGCGGCTTATGCGAAGCGTGCTTCGCGTGTTCGGTTTCGTGGCGGTGGTGGCCGTCGTTGCGGTGCTCGCGTTCCGCCTGCTTCGCGATCGCGAACGGCGAGAAGTCATCCCACAGCGGGCTGTGGTCCGGCGCGAAGTCGTTAAGGCCCACGCGACGCTGGGCATGTACTTCGGCCAGCAGCTTCTGCGAGAACTCCACGCCATCCGGCAACACGAACAGGCCCGGCTCCCAGCCCTGGCGGATATCGCGCAGGGTGCGGTCGTAGCCCACCGGGAAGATCTGGTCGCCCTCGCGCGCCTGGATCGGCGGCGTGCTGCCGTGGATCGTCAGCGTGAGGCGGGCTTCGCTGGTGTCGCCGTCCGCGTCGGTGATGGTGTAGACGAAGACTTCGGTCAGCGTGCGCGAGGCATCGAGCGAGCTCACCTTCGGGTTGGTCACGTCCACCTTGTAGGTGTAGGTGCCGTCGGCGTTGAGCGCCAGCGTGCCGTACTCACCGGCGAAGCTGCTGCCGATGCTGCCAGCGTGGCCGGTGTTGGCCGAGCTGACGCCCGTGACCGGGCCACCCGCGGCCGCCCCGTCGGCACCGATGCGATCGGCGCCATCGTGGTTCGCACCGCCCGTGAAGACGTTGCCGCTGGTGCTGGTCTGCGCCGCGTCCTGCACGATGGAACCGGTGTCGTCATGCGCCACCGGCACATCGTTGGCGATGTCGACCACCAGCGAACCGGTGGACTTGCCACCGCCCACGTCGGTGACGCTGAGCGCGATGGTGTCCACGCTATCCGGCGCGTTCTGCGACACCGGGTGGTCCAGCGTGTACGCGTAGGTAAGCGTGCCGGCGGTGGGCACGCCGCCCACCGTGGTGGTCGGCTGGAAGCCGGTGAGCACCAGGGTGCCGTCCGGCGTATGGATGGTCACCGGCTTGCCGTTGGCGAGGTCGCCCAGCTGGCTGGTGCTCAGCGTGGTGCCGCCGACGGTGACGCTC is part of the Luteibacter pinisoli genome and harbors:
- a CDS encoding TolC family protein; the encoded protein is MSRISLRFAPLAAAVALAVFLTGCGIATPKPLTHDEVVTRVNNDKQVMYKGQDAITGPLTLSDVMARSLKYNLDYRLKLMETALSQGLLDVSKMDMLPKLTTDAGYRWRSNDSGGTSIGIQDRVVSLRPSTSEERAHFLADATLSWDVLDFGLSYYRAKQQAEDVNVTEERRRKVLQNIVQDVRDAYWRALGAQRLLGESQTVADNIQAALDKTRQAERAGILPPVEGLEYQRALLDAMTLVTEKRQEMEFARRELAALMNLAPGTEFTLADAREGELAPLPSSLDSLETMALEQRPELREEDYKARVDVLEAKKQITALFPNLNLFGGIGYDSNKYLYNENWTQGGLSMSMNLVRLASIPAIKRTNKARLAVDDARRMALSMAVVTQVRVSAERYKLAVYDHNLAQESASVDQRLASVARAGSSNQLTSDLETLRTQARSLVSRFQEASSYASAQSAYGRVLNSVGIDLMPAEVAGSDLPTLSRAIQASLIDGEKHVFTQVADVTHVDRPFQLSVSGLPAKVDSTAVRSAVGNVLTGNRFTLGDGNDSLAVDLHYTASRGKATTRAQWDVTVQDKAGKQVLKQSYLSYLPDDVTTRSVSALAEAAVLSVLDQLRQLSAAPETASATTP